A portion of the Equus quagga isolate Etosha38 chromosome 17, UCLA_HA_Equagga_1.0, whole genome shotgun sequence genome contains these proteins:
- the LOC124229622 gene encoding olfactory receptor 12-like, which produces MPPHRDGNVSAAPLQEFVLEGFQGSLGTQALLFAVFLALYLGTVLGNLTMVVVITLDGRLHSPMYFFLKNLSFLDLCYSSVITPNALANFFSSSKVITFEGCATQFFFFSLLGTTEGFLLAVMAYDRFMAICSPLRYPITMCPLACTRLVLGTFCAGCLNSIVQTGFTFSLPFCSSNHIDHFFCDMLPLLLLACTNTAXXXXPLIYSLRNKDVKEALWKLSQKHTAL; this is translated from the coding sequence ATGCCACCCCACAGAGATGGAAATGTCTCGGCGGCACCTTTGCAGGAGTTTGTGCTGGAAGGGTTTCAGGGTAGCCTGGGGACCCAGGCCCTGCTCTTTGCTGTGTTCCTGGCCCTGTACCTGGGGACCGTCCTGGGGAACCTCACCATGGTCGTGGTCATCACCCTGGATGGGCGTCTGCACTCCCCAATGTACTTCTTCCTCAAGAACCTCTCCTTCCTGGACCTGTGCTACTCATCGGTCATCACCCCTAACGCCCTGGCCAACTTCTTCTCCTCGTCCAAGGTCATCACCTTTGAAGGCTGTGCCACCcagttcttcttcttctccctgctgGGCACCACCGAGGGCTTCCTCCTGgctgtgatggcctatgaccgcttcATGGCCATCTGCAGCCCCCTGCGCTACCCCATCACCATGTGCCCCTTGGCTTGCACCCGCCTGGTGCTGGGCACCTTCTGTGCAGGCTGCCTCAACTCCATCGTGCAGACCGGCTTCACCTTCAGCCTCCCGTTCTGCAGCTCCAACCACATCGACCACTTCTTCTGCGAcatgctccctctgctcctgctggcCTGCACCAACACAGCCNNNNNNNNNNACCCCCTCATCTACAGTCTGCGGAACAAGGACGTGAAGGAGGCCCTGTGGAAGCTGAGCCAGAAACACACAGCCTTATGA